A part of Lucilia cuprina isolate Lc7/37 unplaced genomic scaffold, ASM2204524v1 Scaffold_3512, whole genome shotgun sequence genomic DNA contains:
- the LOC124421162 gene encoding uncharacterized protein LOC124421162: MSHNFQVSYTALGMSDDNQTSYSLPSVASSSRAARNVNFTDEQNDLAGYPPLQLPPPARRSSKLFQFQRPRSMSAWSNISHSSMKLDER, from the coding sequence ATGAGCCATAATTTTCAAGTTAGCTACACAGCTCTTGGAATGTCAGACGATAATCAAACCAGCTATTCGTTGCCCTCGGTGGCCTCGTCTAGTCGTGCTGCACGCAATGTCAACTTCACCGATGAACAAAATGATTTGGCTGGCTATCCGCCGCTACAATTGCCACCGCCAGCTAGACGCAGTTCAAAACTATTTCAATTTCAACGGCCACGTTCTATGTCGGCTTGGAGTAATATCAGTCATAGTAGCATGAAATTAGATGAGAGGTAA